A section of the Pseudomonas lini genome encodes:
- the pilV gene encoding type IV pilus modification protein PilV, with protein MRGWSKRAQEGMTLIEVLVALLVLAVGLLGAAAIQLNALKYTDSSRMTSQASFIAYDMMDRIRANSGADYTVTPPTSGNLSVARDQDLFDFTRNIASFGGATATGSITRNQRVYTITITWDDSRAANTADSRRSFVVVSRATVDPATTP; from the coding sequence ATGAGGGGTTGGAGCAAGCGTGCACAGGAGGGCATGACGCTGATCGAGGTACTGGTCGCGTTGTTGGTTCTGGCCGTGGGGTTGTTGGGCGCGGCGGCGATTCAGCTCAATGCGCTGAAATACACCGATAGCTCGCGGATGACCAGCCAGGCGAGTTTTATCGCCTACGATATGATGGACCGCATTCGCGCCAACTCCGGCGCCGATTACACCGTTACGCCACCGACCTCGGGCAATTTGAGCGTGGCTCGGGATCAGGACCTTTTTGACTTCACCCGCAACATCGCCAGTTTCGGCGGCGCCACGGCGACCGGCAGCATCACCCGCAACCAGCGGGTATACACCATCACCATTACCTGGGACGACTCAAGGGCCGCCAATACCGCCGACTCGCGCCGCAGTTTCGTCGTTGTCAGCCGCGCTACCGTTGATCCGGCGACGACACCATGA
- a CDS encoding GspH/FimT family pseudopilin has protein sequence MDHRTKGFTLIELLITLAVFLILITLAVPAFTRSVQSTKADTEIGDLQRALNYARLEAIDRGITTRVRPTAGGSVWTGDLTVYDGTGNPANVLRVVPAMSSGATLTLTSGVTAIDFNNLGGLSAPSTAVVISYVLGAQSRTLNVCLNGRILLGGSCG, from the coding sequence ATGGATCATCGTACAAAAGGTTTCACGCTCATCGAGCTGCTGATCACGCTCGCCGTGTTTCTGATCCTGATCACCTTGGCCGTTCCGGCGTTTACCCGCTCGGTGCAAAGTACCAAGGCCGACACCGAGATCGGCGACCTGCAACGCGCGCTCAATTACGCCCGGCTTGAGGCGATCGACCGGGGCATTACCACCCGGGTTCGCCCGACAGCAGGCGGAAGTGTCTGGACCGGCGATCTGACCGTTTATGACGGTACCGGCAACCCGGCCAATGTATTGCGGGTTGTTCCAGCGATGAGCAGTGGCGCCACTCTGACGCTAACCTCAGGAGTAACCGCAATTGATTTCAACAATCTGGGCGGTTTGTCGGCGCCGTCCACGGCCGTCGTGATCAGTTATGTACTGGGGGCACAGAGCAGGACGCTGAATGTGTGTTTGAACGGACGAATTCTATTGGGTGGAAGTTGCGGATGA
- a CDS encoding GspH/FimT family pseudopilin, with translation MHQQGFSLIELLMGLTIVGIVLQLVSPAFAAFTESNHREQAAESLMGGIRHARTLAITRNQSVVIHGINGDWSQGWRIILDISGKGPEDSSNPLLVERASDTRTPIVGNWWVRRFVRFSSLGEPQMPDGAFQAGRLHICATREPVSLLQVVLAASGRVRLAKDKAEQALCRKAKGVTATNARAAL, from the coding sequence ATGCATCAGCAAGGTTTCAGCCTGATCGAACTGCTCATGGGACTGACAATTGTCGGGATTGTTCTGCAACTGGTCAGCCCGGCGTTCGCTGCATTCACAGAATCGAACCATCGGGAGCAGGCAGCCGAGTCGCTGATGGGCGGGATCCGGCACGCCAGAACCCTGGCCATCACCCGCAACCAGAGCGTAGTCATTCATGGCATCAATGGTGATTGGAGCCAAGGCTGGCGAATCATTCTGGACATCAGTGGCAAAGGGCCGGAGGACAGCAGCAACCCGCTGCTGGTGGAGCGTGCGAGTGATACTCGGACGCCGATTGTCGGTAATTGGTGGGTAAGACGTTTTGTACGGTTCAGCAGTCTGGGGGAACCGCAGATGCCCGACGGGGCATTTCAGGCAGGGAGACTGCACATTTGCGCGACTCGCGAGCCGGTCAGCCTGCTCCAGGTAGTGCTGGCGGCGAGCGGTCGAGTGCGCCTGGCCAAGGATAAGGCTGAGCAGGCGCTGTGTCGAAAGGCGAAAGGTGTTACAGCAACGAACGCACGCGCAGCTCTTTAG
- the ispH gene encoding 4-hydroxy-3-methylbut-2-enyl diphosphate reductase — MQIKLANPRGFCAGVDRAIEIVNRALEVFGPPIYVRHEVVHNKFVVEDLRARGAIFVEELDQVPDDVIVIFSAHGVSQAVRTEAAGRGLKVFDATCPLVTKVHIEVARYSRDGRECILIGHAGHPEVEGTMGQYDGSNGGAIYLVEDEKDVAALQVNNPEKLAFVTQTTLSMDDTSRVIDALRTRFPAIGGPRKDDICYATQNRQDAVKQLADECDVVLVVGSPNSSNSNRLRELAERMATPAYLIDGAEDLQKSWFDGVERIGITAGASAPEVLVRGVIQQLQAWGATGADELAGREENITFSMPKELRVRSLL; from the coding sequence ATGCAAATCAAACTCGCCAACCCCCGTGGCTTCTGCGCCGGTGTGGACCGGGCGATCGAAATCGTCAACCGCGCCCTGGAAGTCTTCGGGCCGCCGATCTACGTGCGCCACGAAGTGGTCCACAACAAATTCGTCGTCGAAGACCTGCGCGCCCGTGGGGCGATCTTCGTCGAAGAGCTGGATCAGGTGCCGGACGACGTGATCGTGATCTTCAGTGCCCATGGCGTTTCCCAAGCCGTGCGTACCGAAGCTGCAGGCCGAGGCCTGAAGGTGTTCGACGCGACCTGCCCGCTGGTGACCAAGGTGCACATCGAAGTTGCGCGTTACAGCCGCGACGGCCGTGAATGCATCCTCATCGGCCACGCCGGTCACCCGGAAGTCGAGGGCACCATGGGCCAATACGATGGCAGCAATGGTGGCGCGATCTATCTGGTCGAGGACGAGAAAGACGTCGCCGCGTTGCAGGTGAACAACCCTGAAAAACTGGCCTTCGTCACCCAGACCACCCTGTCCATGGACGATACCAGTCGCGTGATCGACGCCCTGCGTACTCGGTTCCCGGCGATCGGCGGTCCGCGCAAGGACGATATCTGCTACGCCACGCAAAACCGTCAGGACGCTGTTAAACAACTGGCCGACGAATGCGACGTGGTGCTGGTGGTTGGCAGCCCGAACAGCTCCAACTCCAATCGCCTGCGTGAACTGGCCGAGCGCATGGCCACCCCGGCTTACCTGATCGACGGCGCCGAAGACCTGCAAAAGAGCTGGTTCGACGGTGTCGAGCGTATTGGTATCACTGCCGGTGCCTCCGCCCCGGAAGTACTGGTGCGTGGCGTCATCCAGCAATTGCAGGCCTGGGGCGCCACCGGGGCCGATGAACTGGCCGGCCGCGAGGAGAACATTACGTTCTCCATGCCTAAAGAGCTGCGCGTGCGTTCGTTGCTGTAA
- the fkpB gene encoding FKBP-type peptidyl-prolyl cis-trans isomerase produces the protein MAEQRIGQNTEVTLHFALRLENGDTVDSTFDKAPATFKVGDGNLLPGFEAALFGFKAGDKRTLTIEPENAFGQPNPQNVQIIPRSQFKDMELSPGLLVIFNDAANTELPGVVKEFDDAQVTIDFNHPLAGKTLTFDVEIFNVKAL, from the coding sequence TTGGCTGAACAACGCATCGGCCAGAATACGGAAGTCACTTTGCACTTTGCATTGCGCCTGGAGAACGGTGACACCGTCGACAGCACCTTCGACAAAGCCCCGGCGACCTTCAAGGTTGGCGACGGCAATCTGTTGCCAGGTTTCGAAGCAGCGCTGTTCGGCTTCAAGGCCGGCGACAAACGCACCCTGACCATCGAGCCGGAAAACGCCTTTGGTCAGCCCAACCCGCAAAACGTACAGATCATCCCGCGCTCGCAGTTCAAGGATATGGAACTGTCGCCTGGCTTGCTGGTGATCTTCAACGATGCGGCCAATACTGAGCTGCCCGGTGTGGTGAAAGAATTCGATGACGCCCAGGTGACCATCGACTTCAACCACCCGCTGGCCGGTAAAACCTTGACCTTTGACGTCGAGATCTTCAACGTCAAAGCGCTGTAA
- the lspA gene encoding signal peptidase II: protein MPNAVGRFGRLSWLWLSLLVLVIDQASKFYFEGSLSMYQQIVVIPDYFSWTLAYNTGAAFSFLADSSGWQRWLFALIAVVVSAVLVIWLKRLGRNETWLAVALALVLGGALGNLYDRIALGHVIDFILVHWQNRWYFPAFNFADSAISVGAVMLALDMFKSKKTGETVHD, encoded by the coding sequence ATGCCTAATGCCGTTGGCCGTTTCGGACGGCTGAGCTGGCTCTGGTTGAGTTTGCTGGTTTTGGTCATCGACCAGGCCAGCAAGTTCTACTTCGAAGGCTCGCTGAGCATGTACCAGCAAATCGTGGTGATCCCCGATTACTTCAGCTGGACCCTGGCCTACAACACCGGCGCGGCGTTCAGTTTCCTGGCTGACAGCTCGGGCTGGCAGCGCTGGCTGTTCGCCCTGATCGCGGTGGTGGTCAGTGCGGTGCTGGTGATCTGGCTCAAGCGCCTGGGGCGCAACGAAACCTGGCTGGCAGTCGCCTTGGCGCTGGTGCTGGGTGGCGCGCTGGGTAACCTGTACGACCGCATTGCGTTGGGCCATGTGATCGATTTCATTCTGGTGCATTGGCAGAACCGCTGGTATTTCCCGGCGTTCAACTTTGCCGACAGCGCAATTTCTGTCGGTGCCGTGATGCTTGCACTGGATATGTTCAAAAGTAAAAAGACCGGAGAAACCGTTCATGACTGA
- the ileS gene encoding isoleucine--tRNA ligase has protein sequence MTDYKATLNLPDTAFPMKAGLPQREPQILQRWDSIGLYGKLREIGKDRPKFVLHDGPPYANGTIHIGHALNKILKDMIIRSKTLSGFDAPYVPGWDCHGLPIEHKVEVTHGKNLGADKTRELCRAYATEQIEGQKSEFIRLGVLGDFANPYKTMDFKNEAGEIRALAEIVKGGFVFKGLKPVNWCFDCGSALAEAEVEYENKKSATIDVAFPIADEAKLAAAFGLSSLGKPASIVIWTTTPWTIPANQALNVHPEFNYALVDVGDKLLVLAEELVESCLARYSVEGSVVATTTGKELELINFRHPFYDRLSPVYLAEYVELGAGTGVVHSAPAYGVDDFVTCKAYGMVNDDILNPVQSNGVYATSLEFFGGQFIWKANPAIVDKLSEVGALLHTTTIEHSYMHCWRHKTPLIYRATAQWFIGMDKEPATGETLRKRAIKAIEETKFVPAWGQARLHSMIANRPDWCISRQRNWGVPIPFFLNKESGELHPRTVELMEIVAQRVEVEGIEAWFKMDAAELLGEEAPLYDKISDTLDVWFDSGTTHWHVLRGSHSMGHETGPRADLYLEGSDQHRGWFHSSLLTGCAIDDHAPYRELLTHGFTVDESGRKMSKSLGNVIAPQKVNDTLGADIMRLWVASTDYSGEMAVSEQILQRSADAYRRIRNTARFLLSNLTGFNPTTDILPAEEMLALDRWAVDRTLLLQRELQEHYGEYRFWNVYSKIHNFCVQELGGFYLDIIKDRQYTTGANSKARRSAQTALYHISEALVRWIAPILAFTADELWQYLPGERNESVMLNTWYEGLTELPEGFELDRAYWERIMAVKVAVNKEMEIQRAAKAVGGNLQAEVTLFAEDALSADLAKLSNELRFVLITSTATVAPFVQAPGDAVVTEVGGLKLQVVKSSHAKCARCWHCREDVGVNPEHPEICGRCVDNISGAGEVRHYA, from the coding sequence ATGACCGACTATAAAGCCACGCTAAACCTTCCGGACACCGCCTTCCCAATGAAGGCCGGCCTGCCTCAGCGCGAACCGCAGATTCTGCAGCGCTGGGACAGCATTGGCCTGTACGGTAAGTTGCGCGAGATTGGCAAGGATCGTCCGAAGTTCGTACTTCACGACGGTCCTCCGTACGCCAACGGCACGATTCACATCGGTCATGCGCTGAACAAGATTCTCAAGGACATGATCATCCGCTCGAAAACCCTGTCGGGTTTCGACGCGCCTTATGTTCCGGGCTGGGACTGCCACGGTCTGCCGATCGAGCACAAAGTCGAAGTGACCCACGGCAAGAACCTGGGCGCGGACAAGACGCGCGAACTGTGCCGTGCCTACGCCACCGAGCAAATCGAAGGCCAGAAGTCCGAATTCATCCGTCTGGGCGTGTTGGGCGACTTCGCCAACCCGTACAAGACCATGGACTTCAAAAACGAGGCCGGCGAAATCCGCGCCCTGGCGGAAATCGTCAAGGGTGGCTTCGTGTTCAAGGGTCTGAAGCCTGTGAACTGGTGCTTTGACTGCGGCTCGGCCCTGGCTGAAGCGGAAGTCGAGTACGAGAACAAAAAATCCGCGACCATCGACGTGGCGTTCCCGATCGCAGATGAAGCCAAGCTGGCTGCCGCGTTCGGTCTGTCGTCGCTGGGCAAACCCGCCTCGATCGTGATCTGGACCACCACCCCGTGGACCATCCCGGCCAACCAGGCGCTGAACGTTCACCCGGAATTCAACTACGCCCTGGTCGACGTCGGCGACAAACTGCTGGTGCTGGCTGAAGAGCTGGTCGAGTCGTGCCTGGCCCGCTACAGCGTGGAAGGTTCGGTCGTTGCGACCACCACCGGTAAAGAACTGGAACTGATCAACTTCCGTCACCCGTTCTACGATCGCCTGTCGCCGGTTTACCTGGCCGAATATGTCGAACTGGGCGCGGGCACCGGCGTGGTTCACTCCGCGCCAGCCTACGGCGTAGACGACTTCGTGACCTGCAAAGCCTATGGCATGGTCAACGACGATATTCTCAATCCGGTGCAAAGCAACGGCGTATACGCGACATCGCTGGAGTTCTTCGGCGGCCAGTTCATCTGGAAGGCCAACCCGGCCATCGTCGACAAACTGTCGGAAGTCGGCGCGCTGCTGCACACCACCACCATCGAACACAGCTACATGCACTGCTGGCGTCACAAGACCCCGCTGATCTACCGTGCGACCGCACAGTGGTTCATCGGCATGGACAAAGAGCCTGCGACCGGCGAAACCCTGCGCAAACGGGCGATCAAAGCCATCGAAGAGACCAAGTTCGTTCCGGCCTGGGGCCAGGCGCGTCTGCACTCGATGATCGCCAACCGTCCGGACTGGTGCATTTCCCGTCAGCGCAACTGGGGCGTGCCGATCCCGTTCTTCCTGAACAAGGAAAGCGGCGAGCTGCACCCACGCACCGTCGAGCTGATGGAAATCGTCGCCCAGCGCGTCGAAGTCGAAGGCATTGAAGCCTGGTTCAAGATGGACGCCGCCGAGTTGCTCGGTGAAGAAGCGCCGCTGTACGACAAAATCAGCGACACCCTGGACGTCTGGTTCGACTCGGGCACTACGCACTGGCACGTCCTGCGCGGTTCGCACTCGATGGGCCACGAGACCGGTCCACGCGCCGACCTGTACCTGGAAGGTTCGGACCAGCACCGCGGCTGGTTCCACTCGTCGTTGCTGACCGGTTGCGCCATCGACGACCACGCGCCGTACCGCGAGCTGCTGACCCACGGCTTCACCGTTGACGAGTCCGGCCGCAAAATGTCGAAGTCCTTGGGCAACGTCATCGCGCCGCAGAAGGTCAACGACACCCTGGGCGCCGATATCATGCGTCTGTGGGTCGCTTCTACCGATTACTCGGGTGAAATGGCGGTTTCCGAGCAGATCCTGCAACGCAGTGCGGACGCCTACCGGCGCATCCGTAACACCGCGCGCTTCCTGCTTTCCAACCTGACCGGTTTCAACCCGACCACCGACATCCTGCCGGCCGAAGAAATGCTGGCGCTGGACCGTTGGGCCGTGGATCGCACCCTGCTGCTGCAACGCGAGTTGCAAGAGCACTATGGCGAATACCGCTTCTGGAACGTCTACTCCAAGATCCACAACTTCTGCGTGCAGGAGCTGGGCGGTTTCTACCTCGACATCATCAAGGACCGTCAGTACACCACTGGCGCCAACAGCAAGGCCCGTCGTTCGGCGCAAACCGCGCTTTACCACATCAGCGAAGCGCTGGTGCGCTGGATCGCGCCGATCCTGGCGTTCACCGCCGACGAGCTGTGGCAGTACCTGCCGGGCGAGCGTAATGAGTCTGTGATGCTCAACACCTGGTACGAAGGCCTGACCGAATTGCCGGAAGGCTTCGAACTGGACCGCGCCTACTGGGAGCGGATCATGGCGGTGAAGGTGGCGGTCAACAAGGAAATGGAGATCCAGCGCGCGGCGAAGGCCGTCGGTGGCAACCTGCAAGCCGAAGTGACGCTGTTCGCCGAAGACGCACTGAGCGCCGATCTGGCCAAGCTGAGCAACGAACTGCGCTTCGTGTTGATTACCTCGACTGCCACCGTTGCACCGTTCGTTCAGGCGCCGGGCGATGCCGTGGTCACCGAAGTCGGCGGTTTGAAACTGCAAGTGGTCAAGTCGAGCCATGCCAAGTGCGCCCGTTGCTGGCACTGCCGTGAAGACGTTGGCGTGAACCCGGAGCATCCGGAAATCTGCGGTCGTTGCGTCGACAACATCAGCGGCGCTGGCGAGGTTCGTCACTATGCCTAA
- the ribF gene encoding bifunctional riboflavin kinase/FAD synthetase, producing MQLVRGLHNLRPQHRGCVATIGNFDGVHRGHQAILARLRERALELGVPSCVVIFEPQPREFFAPDTAPARLARLRDKLQLLAVEGVDRVLCLAFNQRLSKLSASEFVDTILVDGLGVQHLEVGDDFRFGCDRLGDFDFLQQAGVLQGFTVEAAQTVELDGIRVSSTQVRNALAAADFALAERLLGRPYRIAGRVLHGQKLARQLGTPTANIQLKRRRVPLSGVYLVNVDIDGKTWPGVANIGVRPTVQGDGKAHLEVHLLDFAGDLYDRRLTVVFHHKLREEQRFASLEALKTAINADVAAARALSHLAPIANEEP from the coding sequence ATGCAGCTGGTTCGAGGCCTCCACAACCTGCGCCCCCAGCATCGGGGCTGTGTCGCCACTATTGGCAACTTTGACGGTGTTCACCGTGGTCACCAGGCTATCCTGGCCCGGCTGCGTGAGCGTGCGCTCGAGTTGGGCGTGCCCAGCTGCGTGGTGATTTTTGAGCCGCAGCCGCGAGAGTTCTTCGCTCCGGATACCGCCCCGGCCCGTCTGGCCCGCCTGCGGGACAAACTGCAGCTGCTGGCCGTAGAGGGTGTCGACCGGGTGCTGTGCCTGGCGTTCAATCAGCGCCTGAGCAAACTCAGCGCCAGCGAATTCGTCGATACTATTCTGGTGGACGGCCTCGGCGTACAGCATCTGGAAGTCGGCGACGATTTCCGTTTCGGCTGTGACCGGCTAGGGGATTTCGATTTCCTGCAACAGGCAGGCGTCCTTCAGGGGTTTACCGTCGAAGCGGCGCAGACTGTCGAACTGGACGGCATTCGTGTCAGCAGCACTCAGGTGCGTAACGCCCTGGCCGCTGCAGATTTTGCCTTGGCCGAGCGGCTGCTCGGGCGTCCGTACCGGATTGCCGGGCGGGTCCTGCACGGCCAGAAGCTGGCGCGTCAACTGGGTACGCCGACCGCCAACATACAACTCAAGCGTCGTCGTGTGCCGCTGTCCGGGGTTTATCTGGTCAACGTCGACATCGACGGTAAAACCTGGCCAGGCGTCGCCAATATCGGCGTTCGGCCAACGGTCCAAGGTGATGGCAAAGCCCACCTCGAAGTACACCTTTTAGATTTTGCCGGCGATCTGTATGACCGGCGTTTGACGGTGGTTTTCCACCACAAGCTGCGTGAAGAGCAGCGTTTCGCCTCTCTGGAGGCGCTTAAGACGGCGATCAATGCGGATGTCGCCGCCGCCCGTGCCCTGTCGCACCTAGCGCCAATCGCTAATGAAGAGCCTTAA
- the murJ gene encoding murein biosynthesis integral membrane protein MurJ: MNLLKSLAAVSSITMLSRVLGFVRDTLVARAFGAGMATDAFFIAFKLPNLLRRIFAEGAFSQAFVPILAEYKSQKGEEATRTFIAYVSGLLTLVLALVTALGMLAAPWVIWATAPGFATTPEKFELTSDLLRVTFPYILLISLSSLAGAILNTWNRFSVPAFVPTLLNVSMIIFAVFLTPYFDPPVMALGWAVLVGGLAQLLFQLPHLKKIGMLVLPRLNLRDSGVWRVMKQMLPAIIGVSVSQISLIINTIFASFLVAGSVSWMYYADRLMELPSGVLGVALGTILLPTLAKTYASQDRHEYSRILDWGLRLCFMLVLPCALALGILAEPLTVSLFQYGQFSAFDAAMTQRALIAYSVGLLGIIVIKVLAPGFYAQQNIRTPVKIAIFTLIVTQLFNLVLIGPLAHAGLALAISAGACINAGLLFYQLRKQQMYQPQPGWAKFGLKLLVAVAVMSAVLLGAMHFMPAWGEGHMLERLLRLGALVIAGVVVYFGMLLLMGFRLRDFNRKALS, encoded by the coding sequence ATGAATCTGCTCAAATCGTTGGCCGCTGTCAGCTCTATCACGATGCTTTCCCGGGTGTTGGGGTTTGTTCGTGACACCCTTGTCGCGCGTGCATTTGGCGCCGGAATGGCGACCGACGCCTTCTTTATCGCCTTCAAACTGCCCAATCTGCTGCGGCGGATCTTCGCGGAAGGGGCTTTTTCCCAGGCTTTCGTGCCAATTCTCGCCGAATATAAAAGCCAGAAGGGCGAGGAGGCGACGCGAACGTTCATTGCCTATGTCTCGGGCCTGCTGACACTGGTGCTGGCGCTGGTCACCGCGCTGGGCATGCTCGCCGCGCCTTGGGTCATCTGGGCCACGGCGCCGGGTTTCGCCACTACCCCGGAAAAATTCGAGCTGACCTCCGATCTGCTACGGGTCACTTTTCCTTATATATTACTGATCTCCCTGTCTTCATTGGCCGGAGCGATCCTCAACACCTGGAACCGCTTCTCGGTGCCGGCCTTCGTGCCGACCCTGCTCAATGTCAGCATGATTATTTTTGCGGTGTTCCTGACACCGTATTTCGATCCACCGGTGATGGCGCTGGGTTGGGCTGTTCTAGTGGGCGGTCTGGCGCAATTGCTGTTTCAGCTGCCGCACCTGAAAAAGATCGGCATGCTAGTGCTGCCGCGCCTGAATCTGCGCGATAGCGGTGTGTGGCGAGTCATGAAACAGATGTTGCCGGCGATTATCGGCGTTTCGGTCAGCCAGATTTCGCTGATCATCAACACAATATTTGCCTCGTTTCTAGTGGCCGGGTCCGTGTCCTGGATGTATTACGCCGACCGCCTGATGGAGTTGCCGTCCGGCGTGCTGGGGGTGGCGCTGGGCACGATACTGCTGCCAACCCTGGCCAAGACTTATGCCAGCCAGGATCGCCACGAATACTCGCGGATCCTCGATTGGGGACTGCGCCTGTGCTTCATGCTGGTGTTGCCGTGCGCCCTGGCGCTGGGGATTCTGGCTGAGCCACTGACCGTTTCGCTGTTCCAGTACGGCCAGTTCAGCGCTTTCGATGCGGCCATGACGCAGCGCGCGCTGATTGCTTATTCAGTCGGCCTGCTGGGAATTATCGTGATCAAGGTGCTGGCGCCGGGCTTTTATGCGCAACAAAACATCCGGACCCCGGTAAAAATCGCGATTTTCACCTTGATCGTTACCCAGTTGTTCAACCTGGTATTGATCGGTCCGCTGGCGCACGCCGGTCTGGCCTTGGCCATTAGCGCTGGCGCCTGCATCAATGCCGGGCTGTTGTTCTATCAACTGCGCAAGCAGCAGATGTATCAGCCGCAGCCGGGCTGGGCGAAATTTGGTCTCAAATTGTTGGTGGCGGTCGCGGTGATGTCCGCGGTATTGCTGGGCGCCATGCATTTTATGCCGGCCTGGGGGGAGGGGCATATGCTTGAGCGATTGCTGCGTCTGGGCGCGTTGGTGATCGCCGGCGTGGTGGTCTATTTCGGCATGTTGCTGTTGATGGGCTTCCGTTTGCGCGACTTCAATCGCAAAGCGCTGAGCTGA
- the rpsT gene encoding 30S ribosomal protein S20 — MANTPSAKKRAKQAEKRRSHNASLRSMVRTYIKNVVKAIDAKDAAKAQAAYVLAVPVIDRMADKGIIHKNKAARHKSRLNGHVKALNVAAAA, encoded by the coding sequence GTGGCCAACACACCTTCCGCCAAAAAACGTGCAAAACAGGCTGAGAAGCGTCGCAGCCACAACGCCAGCCTGCGTTCCATGGTTCGTACCTACATCAAGAATGTAGTTAAAGCCATCGACGCAAAAGACGCTGCTAAAGCTCAAGCTGCTTACGTTCTGGCCGTGCCAGTTATCGACCGTATGGCCGATAAAGGCATCATCCACAAGAACAAAGCTGCTCGTCATAAGAGCCGCCTGAATGGCCACGTAAAGGCCCTGAACGTTGCCGCTGCTGCCTAA
- a CDS encoding CreA family protein, with amino-acid sequence MRVAKGLLGLLLVMPLLASADEIGQVSTVFKFVGPNDRIVVEAFDDPKVDGVTCYLSRAKTGGVKGGLGLAEDRAEASIACRQVGPINFKGELKDGEEVFKERTSLVFKTMQVVRFLDKKRNTLVYLVYSDRLIEGSPQSAVTAIPILPWTHAQ; translated from the coding sequence ATGCGTGTGGCAAAAGGATTGTTGGGCTTGTTGTTGGTGATGCCGCTACTGGCCTCGGCCGATGAAATTGGCCAGGTGTCGACGGTGTTCAAATTTGTTGGTCCGAACGACCGTATCGTCGTCGAGGCGTTTGATGATCCAAAAGTGGATGGCGTGACCTGCTACCTGTCGCGCGCCAAGACCGGCGGCGTAAAGGGTGGGTTGGGTCTGGCCGAGGATCGCGCTGAAGCGTCTATAGCGTGTCGTCAGGTCGGTCCGATCAACTTCAAGGGTGAGCTCAAGGATGGCGAGGAGGTGTTCAAGGAGCGCACGTCCTTGGTGTTTAAGACCATGCAGGTGGTGCGATTCCTCGACAAGAAGCGCAATACGCTGGTGTACCTGGTTTATAGCGATCGTTTGATCGAGGGCAGTCCGCAGAGTGCGGTGACGGCGATTCCGATCCTGCCGTGGACGCACGCTCAATAA
- the proB gene encoding glutamate 5-kinase, producing MRSKVTGAQRWVVKIGSALLTADGKGLDRAAMGVWVEQMVALHEAGVELVLVSSGAVAAGMSRLGWTVRPSAMHELQAAAAIGQMGLVQAWESSFAEHGRHTAQILLTHDDLSDRKRYLNARSTLRALVELKVIPVINENDTVVTDEIRFGDNDTLAALVANLVEADLLVILTDRDGMFDADPRNNPDANLIYEARADDPALDAVAGSTGGALGRGGMQTKLRAARLAARSGAHTIIVGGRIERVLDRLKAGERIGTLLSPERGMLAARKQWLAGHLQTRGTLVLDAGAVTALSQGNKSLLPVGVKLVQGSFRRGEMVVCVAPDGREIARGLANYSALEAQKIIGQSSEAIVGLLGYMAEPELVHRDNLILV from the coding sequence ATGCGGAGCAAGGTGACAGGTGCGCAGCGTTGGGTCGTGAAGATCGGCAGCGCTTTGCTGACGGCGGACGGCAAAGGCCTGGATCGCGCGGCAATGGGTGTCTGGGTCGAGCAGATGGTTGCCCTGCACGAGGCGGGTGTTGAGCTGGTGCTGGTGTCCTCCGGGGCAGTGGCGGCGGGCATGAGCCGTCTGGGCTGGACTGTACGACCCAGTGCAATGCACGAGTTGCAGGCCGCTGCCGCCATCGGTCAGATGGGGTTGGTGCAAGCCTGGGAGTCGAGCTTTGCCGAGCATGGCCGGCATACCGCGCAGATTCTCCTGACTCATGACGATTTGTCCGATCGCAAGCGTTACCTGAACGCTCGCAGTACGCTGCGCGCGCTGGTCGAGCTCAAGGTGATCCCGGTGATCAACGAGAACGACACCGTGGTCACTGACGAAATTCGTTTCGGCGACAACGACACGTTGGCGGCGCTGGTGGCGAACCTGGTCGAAGCCGATTTGCTGGTGATCCTCACCGATCGCGACGGCATGTTCGATGCCGATCCGCGCAACAACCCTGACGCGAATCTGATTTACGAGGCGCGTGCCGATGATCCGGCGCTGGATGCGGTGGCTGGCAGCACAGGCGGTGCGCTGGGTCGTGGCGGTATGCAGACCAAGTTGCGCGCTGCGCGTCTGGCGGCGCGTTCCGGTGCGCACACCATCATTGTCGGTGGGCGCATTGAGCGAGTGCTGGATCGTCTCAAGGCAGGCGAGCGCATCGGCACCTTATTGTCGCCAGAGCGCGGCATGCTGGCGGCGCGCAAGCAATGGCTAGCCGGGCATCTGCAAACCCGCGGCACACTGGTGCTGGATGCGGGAGCGGTGACGGCGTTGTCCCAGGGCAACAAAAGTTTGCTGCCAGTGGGTGTCAAACTGGTCCAAGGCAGTTTCCGTCGTGGCGAAATGGTGGTCTGCGTGGCGCCGGACGGTCGTGAAATCGCCCGTGGCCTGGCCAACTACAGTGCTCTGGAAGCGCAAAAAATTATCGGTCAGTCGTCTGAGGCGATTGTCGGTCTGCTGGGTTACATGGCGGAGCCGGAACTGGTTCACCGCGATAACCTGATTCTGGTCTGA